A genomic window from Sebastes fasciatus isolate fSebFas1 chromosome 7, fSebFas1.pri, whole genome shotgun sequence includes:
- the elna gene encoding elastin produces MANRNMLLLFCGLFLLALIQPSLQGGVYVPQGAGIGPGGTGPGTGYYPGAAGGVPAGYKPAKAAGGYGGGARGLGQGGLVPGGVGHGGLGLGGLGAGGGGKPPKPGYGNLGVGLGGGGLRAGGYGGGGYGGYGAGTGGFFPGLGQKAAKRVKMPQIPGTQVQEEALCYHMEEEFPEVQELEPQCPLEKFSIVLSLALAGVGVPGLYQGGLVPGQGFGGRGVLPGVATGTNLNAKSIGGGGQGGQGPGGRGYGGPMQPGVFHGYPLKSPQVQVLFSPAYRQSYSPYGLITNGHFYGYRAKIYGGYGAKAGGGKLPLGYGFGTGAGLPGGVGGAGSIPGYPVGTGVGPGGISPAQAKAAKYGAGGLGGVGGYGGAGAGGYGGGGGVAGTGGLYPGQVPGGVGAGGISPAQAKAAKYGAGGLGGVGGYGGAGAGGVGGGTGGLYPGQVPGAGYGAGSKAAKYGVPWGVPGGVPGGVPGGVPGGVPWGVPGGVPGGVPWGVPGGVPGGVPGGLPWGVPGGVPGGVPGRLPGGAPVFGGYSPAAKAAKYGLGLGGTGGQLGTGGLGGTGGQLGTGGLGGTGGQLGTGGLGGGGGYSAAAKAAKYGVGGQGGTGGFGGTAGLGGTGGFGGTGGFGGTAGLGGTGGFGGTGGYSAAAKAAKYGQGGLGGAGGLGGAGGLGAGGLGAGGLGAGGLGAGGLGAGGYSAAAKAAKYGQGGAGGVPGGGVGGGGVPGRVPFFPGYGSLAAGAKPPKYGVPGAGLGGGGVPAGAGQVLPGGGGYGGYGAGAGVVPGQGAGQYYAAAKAAKYGVPGGAGAGLGTGGLGGTGVQGGAGGVPGLVPGQGAGQYYAAAKAAKYGVPGGAGAGLGTGGLGGTGVQGGAGGVPGLVPGQGAGQYYAAAKAAKYGVPGGAGAGLGTGGLGGTGAQGGAGLGPGFVPGQGAGQYYAAAKAAKYGAGAGLGTGGTGGVGPGVGAEGYPGGVKPPKGGVTGVGLDVPGATPGTAVGGGPDGSAVLVPATDLGPVGTARPEPTPIAATVNTPEVPRPSKTRCLHETFDHEVKSVVFNIYQFVVEF; encoded by the exons GAGGTTATGGAGGTGGAGCCCGTGGTCTGGGGCAAGGTGGTCTGGTACCAGGAGGTGTTGGACATGGTGGCTTGGGCCTTGGTGGACTTGGAGCAG GAGGTGGTGGAAAGCCCCCTAAACCAG GTTATGGCAATCTAGGAGTTGGTCTTGGAGGTGGAGGCCTGCGAGCTGGAGGCTATGGAGGAG GTGGCTATGGTGGATATGGTGCCGGCACTGGGGGCTTTTTCCCAGGACTTGGACAGAAGGCGGCTAAAAGAG TAAAAATGCCTCAGATTCCAGGGACCCAA GTGCAGGAGGAGGCCCTCTGCTACCACATGGAG GAGGAGTTCCCGGAGGTACAGGAACTGGAGCCGCAGTGCCCGCTGGAG AAGTTCAGTATTGTCCTCTCATTGGCTTTGGCAGGTGTGGGTGTGCCTGGACTTTACCAAGGTGGACTGGTGCCAGGACAAG GGTTTGGTGGACGTGGCGTGCTGCCTGGAGTGGCCACAGGAACTAACCTAAATGCCAAGTCAA TTGGAGGGGGAGGACAAGGAGGTCAAGGACCAG GAGGCCGTGGGTATGGTGGGCCGATGCAGCCAGGAGTTTTCCATGGATACCCTCTCAAATCACCCCAAGTGCAAG TTCTTTTTTCTCCAGCATACAGACAGTCTTACTCGCCTTATGGTCTGATAACCAATGGGCACTTCTATGGGTACCGTGCTAAGATTTATG GTGGCTATGGAGCAAAAGCTGGAGGTGGCAAACTACCTTTag GTTACGGCTTTGGAACTGGCGCTGGACTTCCAGGAGGAGTAGGGGGCGCTGGGTCAATTCCTGGATATCCTGTTGGAACCG gAGTGGGGCCCGGGGGCATCTCACCTGCTCAGGCTAAAGCTGCCAAATATG GTGCTGGTGGTTTAGGAGGTGTAGGTGGCTATGgcggtgctggtgctggtggttatggaggtggtggtggtgtcgcTGGCACTGGCGGACTGTATCCAGGGCAGGTGCCAGGAG GAGTGGGGGCCGGGGGCATCTCACCTGCTCAGGCTAAAGCTGCCAAATATG GTGCTGGTGGTTTAGGAGGTGTAGGTGGCTATGgcggtgctggtgctggtggtgttgGAGGTGGCACTGGTGGACTGTATCCAGGGCAGGTGCCAGGAG CAGGATATGGAGCTGGGTCCAAGGCTGCTAAATATG GAGTACCATGGGGAGTACCGGGAGGAGTACCAGGAGGAGTACCAGGAGGAGTACCAGGAGGAGTACCATGGGGAGTACCTGGAGGAGTACCAGGGGGAGTACCATGGGGAGTACCTGGGGGTGTACCAGGGGGAGTACCTGGAGGACTACCATGGGGAGTACCTGGGGGTGTCCCAGGAGGAGTACCAGGGAGGCTACCGGGAGGTGCACCAGTGTTTGGTGGATATTCACCAGCAGCCAAGGCCGCTAAATATG GACTAGGACTCGGAGGCACAGGAGGACAATTAGGGACAGGAGGACTCGGAGGCACAGGAGGACAATTAGGAACAGGAGGACTCGGAGGCACAGGAGGACAATTAGGGACAGGAGGACTCGGAGGAGGCGGAGGATATTCTGCTGCTGCCAAAGCTGCTAAATATG GAGTAGGGGGACAGGGAGGCACAGGAGGATTTGGTGGAACAGCCGGACTGGGAGGCACAGGAGGATTTGGAGGAACAGGAGGATTTGGAGGAACAGCAGGACTTGGGGGCACAGGAGGATTTGGAGGAACAGGAGGATACTCTGCTGCTGCCAAAGCTGCTAAATATG GACAAGGGGGActgggaggagcaggaggactgggaggagcaggaggactGGGAGCTGGAGGACTGGGAGCCGGAGGACTGGGAGCTGGAGGACTGGGAGCTGGAGGACTGGGAGCTGGAGGATACTCTGCTGCTGCTAAAGCTGCTAAATATG GTCAAGGTGGTGCAGGGGGAGTTCCaggtggtggtgtaggtggAGGAGGAGTTCCCGGAAGAGTCCCTTTTTTCCCAGGATATGGAT CTTTGGCAGCCGGTGCTAAACCTCCTAAATATG GAGTCCCAGGAGCAGGCCTAGGAGGAGGCGGAGTTCCAGCGGGAGCAGGACAGGTACTTCCTGGTGGTGGCGGCTATGGTG GTTATGGAGCTGGTGCTGGAGTAGTACCAGGACAAGGAGCTGGACAATACTATGCTGCCGCAAAAGCTGCTAAATACG GAGttccaggaggagctggagcaggGTTAGGAACAGGAGGACTGGGAGGGACAGGAGTAcagggaggagcaggaggagttCCTGGTTTGGTACCAGGACAAGGAGCTGGACAATACTATGCTGCCGCAAAAGCTGCTAAATACG GAGttccaggaggagctggagcaggGTTAGGAACAGGAGGACTGGGAGGGACAGGAGTAcagggaggagcaggaggagttCCTGGTTTGGTACCAGGACAAGGAGCTGGACAATACTATGCCGCCGCAAAAGCTGCTAAATACG GAGttccaggaggagctggagcaggGTTAGGAACAGGAGGACTGGGAGGGACAGGAGCTCAGGGAGGAGCAGGATTAGGTCCTGGTTTTGTACCAGGACAAGGAGCTGGACAATACTATGCTGCCGCAAAAGCTGCTAAATACG GAGCTGGAGCAGGGttaggaacaggaggaactggAGGAGTTGGACCCGGGGTTGGAGCTGaag GATATCCAGGCGGTGTGAAACCACCAAAAG GAGGCGTCACCGGAGTAGGACTTGACGTGCCAGGAGCGACTCCAGGTACAGCTGTCGGTGGAGGCCCAGATGGTTCTGCTGTTTTGGTACCAG CAACGGATCTAGGTCCTGTTGGAACTGCTAGACCAG AGCCCACGCCTATTGCCGCAACTGTCAATACCCCAGAGGTCCCACGGCCCAGTAAGACTCGCTGTTTGCATGAAACCTTTGACCATGAAGTGAAATCTGTGGTATTTAATATATATCAATTTGTAGTTGAgttttaa